Proteins encoded in a region of the Vicia villosa cultivar HV-30 ecotype Madison, WI linkage group LG5, Vvil1.0, whole genome shotgun sequence genome:
- the LOC131603714 gene encoding uncharacterized protein LOC131603714 produces MDDRPAKLNIIPDHFQIPTSSIESPESRKSSTSTAEEPEIDQSVRPSPQLWTPRKFRTSFMLNLFTLRRLSWGSDTGAQEKVELTAAEVESLRSELADLEEREAHLKAQLQHIDEVLRSARLSGYLHIRTRWSALPGEPEPIDDTEVDDRLPRFVVLHGACIFLYLLCTDISPQDSTLLSDILEVGRLPSFKYENDDIQHAFYILTRHGYRYECSSSSMIQVDSWLTALESYCKIDSDRSVPNG; encoded by the exons atggatgatAGACCTGCAAAATTAAATATCATTCCGGATCACTTTCAAATTCCAACATCAAGTATAGAATCTCCTGAGAGCAGAAAATCATCTACTAGTACTGCCGAAGAACCTGAAATTGATCAATCTGTAAG GCCCTCGCCCCAGCTGTGGACTCCAAGAAAATTTAGGACAAGTTTCATGTTGAACTTGTTTACTCTACGAAGACTGTCATGGGGGTCCGATACTGGAGCTCAGGAAAAG GTTGAGCTTACAGCTGCAGAAGTAGAATCACTTCGATCGGAGCTTGCTGATTTAGAGGAAAGGGAAGCTCACTTGAAAGCTCA GTTGCAACATATTGATGAAGTTTTGCGGTCAGCTCGTCTATCAGGCTATTTACATATTAGAACT AGATGGTCAGCACTTCCGGGAGAGCCCGAACCTATAGATGATACTGAAGTAGATGATCGGCTTCCACGCTTTGTCGTTCTCCATGGAGCATGTATATTCTTATATTTGTTGTGTACAG ATATAAGTCCTCAAGACTCAACACTTCTATCTGATATTCTTGAAGTAGGAAGATTGCCAAGTTTTAAATACGAAAATGATGATATTCAACATGCCTTTTATATTCTAACTCGTCATGGATATCGCTATGAGTGCTCAAGCAGTTCTATGATTCAG GTGGACTCTTGGTTAACAGCTTTAGAAAGTTACTGCAAAATAGATTCTGATAGATCAGTTCCTAATGGTTAG
- the LOC131603716 gene encoding uncharacterized protein LOC131603716 encodes MGGVHALKRIPRIKFPNRHLKSAGSASEGQALSSSGDASLSFFSSSNASATLGGKASLQPKRTPVTNEEIEAVLLGGCF; translated from the exons ATGGGTGGTGTTCATGCTTTGAAGAGAATCCCTCGCATCAAGTTCCCCAACAGGCACCTAAAATCCGCTG GTTCTGCCTCTGAGGGTCAAGCTTTGTCTTCATCAGGCGATGCCAGTTTATCATTCTTCTCAAGTTCAAATGCGTCGGCAACATTAGGAGGAAAGGCCTCTCTTCAGCCCAAAAGAACTCCGGTCACCAATGAGGAGATTGAGGCAGTTCTG TTGGGCGGCTGCTTCTAA